In the Rhodothermales bacterium genome, one interval contains:
- a CDS encoding lanthionine synthetase LanC family protein codes for MNERARFLEVAHRIGLRLARQALWNGSACTWNVVKEDHTSPRASSSRAAGGSVYQGTAGIALFLGELYVRTKDHEIERAAIGAVHHALLEGREMGPRRFGFHDGRVGIAFAATRIAEGLGRPEFFREAEALLTPLRGNEQEDQGIDVISGAAGAIPALLQLASVLPHEVSIDMARQLGDHLVNVAHTEVRGWSWSTIRPTSVRNLAGLAHGASGCGHALLELFAATGEDQYLYAAEQAFLYERQFFNAEEKNWPDFRNITLNELVRTGRHDELRSLLKAGRTFHRPIGTMRAWCHGAPGIGLTRLRAFELLAHPRYREEAEAAVQTTLTTLDEDNPARALSNYSLCHGLCGNAETLLHAAQVLEKPHLRTEAEACGLRGWERVEREGQPWPSGTVGAAADPSLLLGEAGVGHFYLRLHSDETPSVLLLKAPNVAADLTQISETDGGYRVLQRRYVRTFFGRTLDVLDSLSCNAGLELTGAPLQIAAKTSDVERGYSELEALADSGAHRALINDAFGPERKRYIASLSITDFTDELLSTLLRESLDEHVWTAEPLRLAPHTHLVGTSRDWDTWLAEDSTERSQEPQHIESTFLLYRSGNRILLRTLSPFAAAVLSTMEQPHSIDEISRHMTGAVEGSVDPEQVRLAVVAQVKQAWTAGLIMNVSPRAPPILLNYSISFHGKLNHLAHPRSHEEAQAQPRRPPGRIVRDDSCLCHSARHRAWVPSLDRHVRHSLYGTPPMHC; via the coding sequence ATGAATGAGCGCGCGCGCTTCTTGGAGGTCGCCCACCGAATCGGTCTTCGCCTCGCCCGACAGGCGCTGTGGAACGGCAGTGCCTGCACGTGGAATGTCGTGAAGGAAGACCATACTTCTCCAAGAGCTTCGTCTTCGAGAGCAGCGGGGGGAAGCGTCTATCAAGGGACCGCCGGCATTGCCCTCTTCTTAGGTGAACTCTACGTTCGTACTAAGGACCACGAAATCGAACGTGCTGCTATAGGTGCCGTCCATCATGCCCTCCTTGAGGGTAGAGAGATGGGGCCACGTCGCTTCGGATTCCACGATGGCCGTGTGGGGATCGCTTTCGCCGCCACACGTATCGCTGAGGGCCTCGGACGACCGGAGTTTTTCAGGGAGGCCGAAGCGCTCCTCACTCCTCTTCGAGGCAACGAGCAGGAGGATCAGGGGATCGATGTGATTAGTGGGGCTGCAGGGGCTATCCCTGCTTTGCTCCAGCTCGCCTCGGTGCTTCCTCACGAGGTATCTATCGACATGGCTCGTCAACTCGGTGACCACCTAGTCAACGTCGCTCATACCGAAGTGAGAGGCTGGTCCTGGTCAACTATCCGGCCGACGTCTGTCCGGAACCTTGCTGGACTGGCTCATGGAGCGTCGGGGTGCGGACATGCACTTCTTGAGTTGTTCGCGGCGACAGGTGAAGATCAATACCTCTATGCCGCGGAGCAAGCTTTCCTCTACGAGCGGCAGTTCTTTAATGCTGAGGAAAAGAACTGGCCGGATTTCCGGAATATTACCCTCAACGAACTCGTCCGCACTGGCCGTCATGACGAGTTGCGTTCTCTTCTAAAGGCGGGGAGGACCTTTCATCGCCCTATCGGGACGATGAGGGCTTGGTGCCATGGTGCCCCTGGGATCGGACTGACGCGCCTCCGTGCATTCGAACTCCTCGCTCATCCGCGATATCGCGAGGAAGCTGAAGCAGCCGTCCAGACGACTCTAACTACTCTCGACGAAGACAACCCGGCGCGTGCCCTGTCGAACTACTCGCTGTGCCATGGACTCTGCGGAAATGCAGAAACCCTTCTGCACGCAGCTCAGGTATTGGAAAAGCCACACCTGAGAACGGAGGCGGAAGCATGTGGCCTCCGCGGGTGGGAGCGCGTCGAGCGCGAAGGCCAGCCTTGGCCGAGTGGAACAGTGGGGGCGGCCGCCGACCCCAGCTTGCTCTTGGGAGAGGCCGGAGTAGGTCACTTCTACCTCCGTTTGCATTCAGACGAAACCCCAAGCGTGCTTCTCTTGAAGGCACCGAACGTAGCGGCAGATCTCACTCAGATTAGTGAAACAGATGGGGGTTATCGCGTACTCCAGCGACGTTATGTGCGGACGTTCTTTGGCAGAACACTTGATGTCCTCGACTCTCTCTCCTGCAATGCCGGCTTGGAGCTGACCGGAGCCCCGCTGCAGATCGCTGCGAAGACCTCTGATGTCGAGCGGGGCTATTCAGAGCTAGAAGCCTTAGCCGACTCCGGTGCACACCGGGCCTTGATCAACGACGCCTTCGGACCGGAGCGTAAGCGGTACATCGCAAGTTTATCGATTACCGATTTCACAGACGAACTGCTCTCTACCCTTCTCCGAGAATCGCTTGACGAACACGTCTGGACGGCAGAGCCCTTACGGCTCGCTCCACATACTCATCTCGTAGGGACTTCCCGTGACTGGGATACTTGGCTCGCTGAGGACAGCACCGAACGATCCCAAGAGCCGCAGCACATCGAATCGACCTTCTTGCTGTACCGGTCTGGCAACCGCATCCTCCTCAGAACCCTCTCGCCCTTTGCCGCTGCTGTTCTGAGTACAATGGAGCAGCCGCACTCGATCGACGAGATCTCGAGGCACATGACAGGAGCAGTTGAGGGTTCGGTCGATCCCGAGCAAGTCCGTTTAGCTGTGGTCGCTCAGGTCAAACAAGCTTGGACGGCTGGTCTCATCATGAACGTATCACCCAGGGCTCCCCCAATACTGCTGAATTACTCAATCAGTTTTCACGGCAAGCTCAATCACCTAGCCCATCCCAGAAGCCATGAAGAAGCTCAAGCTCAACCTCGACGACCTCCAGGTCGAATCGTTCGAGACGACTCCTGCCTCTGCCACTCAGCGAGGCACCGTGCATGGGTACCGTCCCTGGACCGACACGTGCGGCACTCCCTGTACGGCACACCCCCAATGCACTGCTGA
- a CDS encoding thiopeptide-type bacteriocin biosynthesis protein, whose protein sequence is MDEHPTTGWLGAHLFYEGLIYSPSCDRVLIEVVEPFVRAAQSHGWVDRYFFIRYREHGSHVRLRLHGAADVLENEVKPALEEHVNVMSLLSSIRWVPYEPEFERYGGRRGVDLAETLFFRSSEAAFDIIRHLCDKERPSRLGKGLLAMLSALHVFFPNSRTASSFASRYAAGYLSHLVRDDHRLVHALKTAFRKGYDRQAQTLSAYVETAWLCLNGSGALPKDLHVYHEELEAVQMQFDFLARHGLLLSPSGPFASPEAAALRIVPSYLHMMSNRLGISIPEEAYLAHLIASTLNRQAERSSLPVPTQLMT, encoded by the coding sequence ATGGATGAACATCCCACTACAGGATGGCTAGGCGCGCATCTGTTCTATGAGGGGCTCATCTATAGCCCCTCATGTGATCGAGTGCTCATTGAGGTAGTTGAGCCCTTTGTACGCGCAGCCCAATCACATGGATGGGTTGACCGCTACTTCTTCATCAGATACCGAGAGCACGGTTCTCACGTGCGCCTTCGACTCCACGGCGCTGCAGACGTACTAGAGAATGAGGTCAAGCCCGCTTTAGAGGAGCACGTCAATGTCATGTCCCTCCTTTCATCAATCCGGTGGGTCCCTTACGAACCGGAGTTCGAACGGTACGGAGGGCGAAGAGGCGTCGACCTAGCTGAGACATTGTTTTTCCGATCGAGTGAGGCCGCCTTCGACATTATTCGGCATCTATGTGACAAGGAGCGCCCTTCCCGATTGGGCAAGGGGCTCCTAGCTATGCTCTCAGCACTCCACGTGTTCTTCCCCAACTCACGTACCGCCTCTTCTTTTGCCTCACGCTACGCTGCAGGGTACCTCTCCCATCTTGTTCGAGACGATCACCGCCTCGTCCATGCCTTGAAAACAGCCTTCCGCAAAGGATACGACCGGCAGGCCCAGACTCTATCGGCGTATGTCGAAACTGCCTGGTTGTGCCTGAACGGCTCAGGCGCTCTGCCGAAAGATCTCCACGTGTACCACGAGGAGCTCGAAGCAGTCCAGATGCAGTTCGACTTCCTTGCTAGACACGGATTGCTCCTCAGTCCGTCTGGACCCTTCGCATCCCCTGAAGCTGCTGCGCTTCGGATCGTCCCCAGTTACCTCCACATGATGAGCAACAGGCTGGGCATCTCCATACCCGAGGAAGCCTACCTCGCGCATCTCATCGCTAGCACCCTAAACAGACAAGCGGAACGCTCCAGCTTACCCGTCCCTACGCAATTAATGACATGA